The genomic DNA TTAAAAGGAGACGTTTCTAAACGTATTGATAAAGCTCATGAAGCTGTAGCAAATAAAACGCCATTGATATACAATAAACAGTTTTATGCGATGTCTGATCTTTCTTTGAAAGACTATTATAATTCTCCTAATCTAAAAGATGCTATTACAAAGCATTTTAAAGCTATTAGGCCTTTGAATGAATTTTTAAATGCCGCATTTTAAAACAGTATTATACAAATTAAATTATTAACTATAAATTCAATCAAAATTATGACAACACAAGAAGTTGCAGGACAGTTAGTGAATTATTGCAGACAAGGACAGTTTGCTGAAGCTATTCAAAATTTATACGGACAAAACATTGTCAGTGTAGAACCAGATGGAGCACCTGTTAAAGAAACTAAAGGATTAGATGCGGTTATTGCCAAGGGCCAACAATTTAATGATATGGTAGAGGAAATTCATGGTATGGAAATTTCTGATCCTATTGTAGCAGATAAATTCTTTTCATGTACTATGAAAATGGATGTCACATTTAAAGGGTCACCTCGAACCAATATGCATGAGGTTTGCGTTTATAAAGTAGAAGATGGCAAAATAGTAAGAGAAGAGTTCTTTTTTACGCCTATGCAACATGGGTAGAAATTGAGAGGTCTAGAAAGTTAAAGAGAACTGTCATTACGAGGAGAGAATCGACGTGGTAATCTTTTGAATCGAATCTAAAATTAAACAGATTGCCACGCCTTTTGCAAAGTCTCGCAATGACGAATTACTTTCTAGACCTCTAATAGCATTATTTCAACAACCCAGCACGCTTTAATAGGGCTTCGGGCCTAGGTTCTTGACCTCTAAAACGCTTGTAAAGTGTCATAGGGTTTTCTGTTCCACCTTGAGATAATACATGGTTTTTAAATTTATCAGCAACTTCTTTGTTAAAAATACCTGACTCTTTAAAATATTCGAAGGCATCAGCATCTAAAACTTCAGCCCATTTATAACTGTAATATCCAGATGAATAACCTCCTTGAAAGATGTGTGAAAACGAAGTGCTCATACAGTTTTCTAATACTTCTGGGTAAAGTGTTGTGTTTTTAAAAGCTTCAGTTTCGTGTGCTTTGACTGATTTTATCGTTTCTGGAGATTCATTTGCGTGCCAGCTCATGTCTAACAACCCAAAGCTTAACTGCCTTAAGGTTTGCATGCCTTCATGAAAAGTAGCAGATTCTTTTATCTTTTCAACTAAGTCCATTGGAATGACTTCTCCAGTTTCATAATGCGTGGCAAACAATTCTAAAGCTTCTTTTTCATAGCACCAATTCTCTAAAACTTGACTTGGTAACTCAACAAAATCCCAAAATACGCTGGTTCCAGATAAACTTGGATAGGTTGTGTTTGCTAGCATACCATGCAATGCATGTCCAAATTCATGAAACAAGGTTGTAACCTCATTAAAAGTTAGAAGTGAAGGTTTGCTCTTTGTTGGTTTTGTAAAGTTGCAAACAATAGATATATGTGGTCTATCATTAACACCATGCTTTATAGACTGTGGCTTGTAAGATGTCATCCATGCACCATTTCGTTTTCCTGATCGTGGAAAAAAATCGGCATAGAAAATGGAAATTAAATCCCCATCATTATTAGTGACTTTATAAGTAAAAACATCCTCGTGATATGTATCTATGGTATCAATTTCTTCAAAATTCAAATCAAATAATTTATTGGCAACGGTAAAGGCGCCATCAATCACATGTTCTAATTTGAAATATGGTTTTAATTTTTCATCATCAAGACTGAATAATTTTTGTTTTAATTTTTCAGAATAATATGAAGCATCCCATTTTTCAAGCTGTTCAATACCATCTAATTCTTTAGCAAAATTTTGAAGGTTTTTAAACTCTAGTTCAGCAGCTGGTTTTGCTTTTTCAAGCAATTCATTTAAAAAGCTTTTAACAGCTTCCGGCGTTTTTGCCATACGTTCTTCCAGGACAAAATGTGCATGCGTTTTGTAACCCAAAAGATTAGCACGTTGAAATCTTAGTTTAACTATTTGTAATACATTATCTTGATTATCTAGAGCGTCACCTTTAAACGCTTTTGCTCCAGCTGCAAGCGCTAGTTTTTTTCTTAATTCACGATTATCGGCATACGTCATAAAAGGAATGTAACTAGGATAATCTAATGTAAACAACCAACCTTCTTTTTCTTTAGATTCGGCCAACTGCTTAGCAGCCTCTTTAGTGCCTTCTGGCAAACCGGATAAATCATCCTCGTTGGTAATTAGCATTTCAAATGCATTGGTTTCTGCCAATACATTTTCTCCAAATTTTAGTGTTAACTGGCTTAGTTGTTTATCAATATCTCGAAGTTCTTGTTTTTTATCTTCGGATAAGTTAGCCCCATTTCGTGAAAAACTTTTATATTTTTTATCAAGTAAGGTTTGTTGTTCAACGTTTAAATCTAAAGAATCCTTAGTGTCATAAACCGCTTTTACACGTTTAAATAAGTCCTCATTTAGAGTAATGTCGTTACTGAATTCTGATAATAAAGGAGATACCTCTTGTGCTATTTTTTGTATGGTATCATTAGTTTCAGCAGAATTTAAATTAAAAAATATACTAGAAATTCTACCTAATTGCTCGCCTGAAAAATCTAAAGCTTCTATAGTGT from Flavivirga abyssicola includes the following:
- a CDS encoding nuclear transport factor 2 family protein; this translates as MTTQEVAGQLVNYCRQGQFAEAIQNLYGQNIVSVEPDGAPVKETKGLDAVIAKGQQFNDMVEEIHGMEISDPIVADKFFSCTMKMDVTFKGSPRTNMHEVCVYKVEDGKIVREEFFFTPMQHG
- a CDS encoding M3 family metallopeptidase, giving the protein MTKNILTKPFETVYNSAPFSKITNEDFLPAFKQAITSAKSEIDAIAKNNELPTFKNTIEALDFSGEQLGRISSIFFNLNSAETNDTIQKIAQEVSPLLSEFSNDITLNEDLFKRVKAVYDTKDSLDLNVEQQTLLDKKYKSFSRNGANLSEDKKQELRDIDKQLSQLTLKFGENVLAETNAFEMLITNEDDLSGLPEGTKEAAKQLAESKEKEGWLFTLDYPSYIPFMTYADNRELRKKLALAAGAKAFKGDALDNQDNVLQIVKLRFQRANLLGYKTHAHFVLEERMAKTPEAVKSFLNELLEKAKPAAELEFKNLQNFAKELDGIEQLEKWDASYYSEKLKQKLFSLDDEKLKPYFKLEHVIDGAFTVANKLFDLNFEEIDTIDTYHEDVFTYKVTNNDGDLISIFYADFFPRSGKRNGAWMTSYKPQSIKHGVNDRPHISIVCNFTKPTKSKPSLLTFNEVTTLFHEFGHALHGMLANTTYPSLSGTSVFWDFVELPSQVLENWCYEKEALELFATHYETGEVIPMDLVEKIKESATFHEGMQTLRQLSFGLLDMSWHANESPETIKSVKAHETEAFKNTTLYPEVLENCMSTSFSHIFQGGYSSGYYSYKWAEVLDADAFEYFKESGIFNKEVADKFKNHVLSQGGTENPMTLYKRFRGQEPRPEALLKRAGLLK